The genomic segment CAGTGAGGAGGCCGCAATGACCCTCAACCTCGAAAGCGCCCCGGCCAAAACCGCCGGCAGTTCGTCCGCGCGTGCCCCGCACGCCGCCAAACCCGTCAAGCATTTCAAGCGCCCGGTCGAACGGGTGTTCACGCGCGATCAGCGCCCGTACACCACCGTGCTCTTCGGCGGGCTCACCTGGAGCCACGAACGGTTGATCCAGGGTGCATGGGAAGGACTCGGCTACAAGTGTGACGTCGTCCCGACGCCGGACGTGAAGGCGTTTCAGCTGGGCAAGGAGTACGGAAACAACGGCCAGTGCAATCCCACCTACTTCACGGTGGGCAACCTGGTGCAGTTTCTGCACGGGCTCGAAGCGAAGGGAATGACGCGCGAGCAGATCTGCAACGACTACGTCTTCATCACGGCGGGGGCGTGCGGGCCGTGCCGCTTCGGCATGTACGAGGCGGAATACCGGCTGGCGCTGCGCAACTCGGGCTTCGAAGACTTCCGTGTCATGCTCTTCCAGCAGTCCAAGGGGTTGTCGCAGGAGGATCTCGAGGCGGGTATCGAGATGAACCTCGACTTCTTCCTGGGCCTGCTCAATGCCATGAACATGGGTGACATGCTCAACGAGATCGGCTACCTCGTGCGGCCCTACGAGACCGAGGAAGGACGCACCGATGCCGTGCTCGAAGCTGCGCGCGAGCGGCTGGCGGAGGTCTTGAAGAATCAGCCGCGCCCGAAGCTTGGCGACGGCGTGGAAAAGATTCTTCGCCAGACCGGCCTCTACAACAAGGCCGACTACGCCATGAAGTTTTCGCGCCAACTCGCCAGTTCGTACTACACCGATGCCCTGCATACCGTGCGCGAGCAGCTCGCCGATATCGAGGTGGACCGGTTCCGCGTCAAACCCGTGGTCAAGATCACCGGCGAGTTCTGGGCGCAGACCACCGAGGGAGACGGCAACTACAACATGTTCCGCTTCCTCGAGCGCGAGGGCGCGGAGGTCATCGTGGAGCCCATCGGCACCTGGATCATGTACATGATCCACCAGTTCAAGCAGAAGCTGCGCGACCGCAAGGGCATCGAGGACAAGGCGGAAATGCCCGCGTGGACGCGCCGGCCCCACCGGCGCCTGGCGGTGGAGGCCCGCTACCGCAAGCGCTATACGCGCATGACCGTGGCCGAGAAGATCTTCATGCGCGAGTACACCCGCCTGCAGGAGGCGCTGGGAGGCGGAATCCTCCACGAGCTGGTGTGTCAGTATGAGCTTCAGCGCATGGGCCACCCGTACTACAATTCGCGAGCCGCCGGTGGCGAGGGCCACCTGGAGGTGGCGAAGAACATCTACTACTCGAGCAAGGGCGTGGCGCACATGGTGGTGTCGTTGAAACCGTTCGGCTGCATGCCCAGTACGCAGTCCGACG from the Candidatus Krumholzibacteriia bacterium genome contains:
- a CDS encoding activator of (R)-2-hydroxyglutaryl-CoA dehydratase encodes the protein MTLNLESAPAKTAGSSSARAPHAAKPVKHFKRPVERVFTRDQRPYTTVLFGGLTWSHERLIQGAWEGLGYKCDVVPTPDVKAFQLGKEYGNNGQCNPTYFTVGNLVQFLHGLEAKGMTREQICNDYVFITAGACGPCRFGMYEAEYRLALRNSGFEDFRVMLFQQSKGLSQEDLEAGIEMNLDFFLGLLNAMNMGDMLNEIGYLVRPYETEEGRTDAVLEAARERLAEVLKNQPRPKLGDGVEKILRQTGLYNKADYAMKFSRQLASSYYTDALHTVREQLADIEVDRFRVKPVVKITGEFWAQTTEGDGNYNMFRFLEREGAEVIVEPIGTWIMYMIHQFKQKLRDRKGIEDKAEMPAWTRRPHRRLAVEARYRKRYTRMTVAEKIFMREYTRLQEALGGGILHELVCQYELQRMGHPYYNSRAAGGEGHLEVAKNIYYSSKGVAHMVVSLKPFGCMPSTQSDGAQAAVVEQYKDMIYLPIETSGEGEINAHSRTQMALGNARIKAKQEFAEALARTGRTIDELKAYVDAHPEMKKALYVVPKRDDVVGKAANFVLHVAERMAAEDGRRVA